One segment of Niveibacterium microcysteis DNA contains the following:
- a CDS encoding DMT family transporter: MGSLWMLVASLLFACMGACVKLGATRFNAAELVFWRGFVSLLLIGAWIAWQRRPVMTPMWRTHLARSVSGFVALVLYFLAIVTLPLAAAVTLNYTSPLWLAALVAILAHEPMRRGMWGALAIGLAGVAMVLKPSIDPALWYGAVFGLCSGALSSVAYLNVRKLGEAGEPEWRTVFWFSAVCAAGGLPFALFKPHAGAWTLTDAAILLGVGGFGALAQLAMTRAYRYGKTLVAASLSYTTVVFAAMFGAAIWGERLDPLALVGIVAVVLSGALAGRLSRKPAPPAETD; the protein is encoded by the coding sequence ATGGGATCGCTCTGGATGCTCGTTGCGAGCCTGCTGTTCGCCTGCATGGGGGCCTGCGTCAAGCTCGGTGCGACGCGCTTCAATGCAGCCGAACTGGTGTTCTGGCGGGGTTTCGTATCGCTGCTGCTGATCGGTGCCTGGATCGCATGGCAACGACGCCCCGTGATGACGCCGATGTGGCGCACCCACCTTGCGCGCTCGGTATCCGGCTTCGTTGCGCTGGTGCTGTACTTCCTGGCCATCGTGACGCTGCCACTGGCGGCTGCCGTGACGCTCAACTACACCTCGCCGCTGTGGCTCGCGGCACTTGTCGCGATACTTGCGCATGAGCCGATGCGGCGCGGCATGTGGGGCGCGCTGGCAATCGGCCTGGCCGGCGTGGCGATGGTGCTCAAGCCCAGCATCGACCCGGCACTCTGGTACGGCGCGGTCTTCGGGCTGTGCTCCGGCGCGCTCTCGTCGGTGGCCTACCTGAACGTACGCAAGCTCGGCGAAGCCGGTGAGCCGGAATGGCGCACGGTGTTCTGGTTCTCGGCCGTGTGCGCCGCAGGCGGCCTGCCGTTCGCGCTGTTCAAACCACACGCTGGCGCATGGACGCTCACCGACGCCGCCATTCTGCTTGGCGTCGGCGGCTTTGGCGCACTCGCACAACTCGCCATGACGCGCGCCTACCGCTATGGCAAGACCCTGGTGGCGGCCTCCCTTTCTTACACCACGGTGGTGTTCGCCGCGATGTTTGGCGCAGCGATCTGGGGCGAGCGGCTGGACCCGCTCGCGCTGGTCGGGATCGTCGCGGTCGTGCTGTCGGGCGCGCTCGCCGGGCGGCTCTCGCGCAAACCCGCACCGCCGGCTGAAACGGACTGA
- the malE gene encoding maltose/maltodextrin ABC transporter substrate-binding protein MalE: protein MNQYLGLQEGAAFVQRFSFFCGQGAENPSGVLRTDNPRGSQVNSLNRLMKCGVRALALGVLVACSAPAMAWEKGKLLIWVGDDRAAKGMRKIAASYTQKTGIKVVVEVPENPTGAFEAAMASGNGPDVFMWPHDRIGEWSAHGWLASLAVTQTLKGNIVQVAWDGVTSKGKVWAYPVAVEALSLVYNKTLVATPPKSFEEIPALNAGLKAKGVAAIGWEVNNPYFSWPLLASNGGYVFRRDLLGNYEPKNTGVNHPGAVQGADVLQKLVKTGVLNASQQTGDVEAAMKGGKLAMMLTGPWAWEGLSKAGVKFGIAPIPSLNGQPASPFVGVLGAMITAKSPNREAAVQLLEQHLLPAEGLLAFNKERPLGIPASKEIFWDFYADPQIRQAMESVFSGKPMPNNPEMQYFWKNLGGALQDITINGRKPKDALDAAAKNIANGV, encoded by the coding sequence TTGAATCAGTATCTTGGCTTACAAGAAGGCGCTGCATTCGTGCAGCGCTTTTCGTTTTTTTGCGGGCAGGGCGCCGAGAATCCCTCTGGTGTGCTGCGGACGGATAACCCACGAGGATCCCAAGTGAATTCGTTGAATCGTCTGATGAAGTGTGGTGTGCGCGCGTTGGCGCTCGGTGTCTTGGTAGCTTGTTCGGCGCCCGCTATGGCCTGGGAGAAGGGCAAGCTACTGATCTGGGTTGGCGACGATCGGGCGGCGAAGGGAATGCGGAAGATTGCGGCGAGCTACACCCAGAAGACGGGGATCAAGGTCGTGGTCGAAGTGCCGGAGAACCCGACCGGCGCCTTCGAGGCGGCCATGGCATCCGGTAACGGGCCGGATGTGTTCATGTGGCCGCATGACCGCATTGGCGAGTGGTCAGCGCACGGCTGGCTCGCGTCGCTCGCCGTGACGCAAACGCTCAAGGGCAACATCGTTCAGGTTGCCTGGGATGGCGTGACGTCAAAGGGAAAGGTGTGGGCCTACCCGGTGGCGGTCGAAGCGCTGAGTCTCGTCTACAACAAGACGCTTGTCGCCACACCGCCGAAGTCGTTCGAGGAGATCCCTGCACTCAATGCCGGACTCAAGGCCAAGGGCGTCGCGGCGATTGGTTGGGAGGTGAACAACCCGTATTTCTCCTGGCCGCTGCTTGCTTCGAACGGTGGTTATGTGTTCAGGCGCGACTTGTTGGGTAACTATGAGCCGAAGAACACCGGGGTCAATCATCCGGGCGCGGTGCAGGGGGCGGACGTACTTCAGAAGCTTGTGAAGACAGGGGTGTTGAATGCCAGCCAACAGACCGGCGATGTGGAAGCGGCGATGAAGGGTGGCAAGCTTGCAATGATGCTGACCGGCCCGTGGGCATGGGAAGGGCTGAGCAAGGCAGGTGTGAAGTTCGGCATTGCTCCGATTCCGTCGCTGAACGGGCAACCGGCGAGCCCGTTTGTAGGGGTCCTGGGCGCGATGATCACGGCAAAGTCGCCGAACCGCGAAGCGGCGGTTCAGCTGCTCGAACAACACCTGCTTCCGGCTGAGGGCCTGCTGGCGTTCAACAAGGAACGTCCGCTAGGGATTCCGGCGTCGAAAGAGATCTTCTGGGATTTCTATGCAGACCCGCAGATCCGGCAAGCCATGGAGAGCGTTTTTTCCGGTAAGCCTATGCCGAACAATCCGGAGATGCAGTATTTCTGGAAGAACCTCGGCGGCGCATTGCAGGACATCACCATCAACGGTCGCAAGCCGAAGGACGCCTTGGATGCTGCCGCGAAGAACATAGCGAACGGCGTCTAA
- the purT gene encoding formate-dependent phosphoribosylglycinamide formyltransferase produces MTLGTPLTASATRVMLLGAGELGKEVIIALQRLGCEVIAVDRYPNAPGHQVAHRAHTIDMTDASAVRALVESERPALIVPEIEAIATDELARIEADGLAEVIPTARAAQLTMHREGIRRLAGETLGLPTSPYAFADSLDELRAAIDGGIGYPCVIKPVMSSSGKGQSTVRSPDELAAAWDYAARGGRVNQGRVIVEGFIDFDYEITQLTVRAVGAGGEVETYFCDPIGHVQVSGDYVESWQPMAMSATALERSRDIAGKVTAALGGRGIFGVELFVKGDQVWFSEVSPRPHDTGLVTLASQRFSEFELHARAILGLPVDVTLRRPGASAVIYGGVDAKGIVFDGVAEALQVPESDLRLFGKPESFVRRRMGVALATADDTDTARARAKEAAGRVKPRAA; encoded by the coding sequence ATGACACTTGGAACCCCGCTGACCGCATCGGCCACCCGCGTGATGCTGCTTGGCGCCGGCGAACTCGGCAAGGAAGTCATCATTGCATTGCAGCGCCTGGGCTGCGAAGTCATTGCGGTGGACCGATACCCGAATGCGCCAGGCCATCAGGTTGCGCATCGGGCACATACGATTGATATGACCGATGCCTCCGCCGTGCGAGCGTTGGTCGAGTCCGAGCGGCCCGCGCTGATTGTTCCGGAGATTGAGGCGATCGCCACCGACGAGTTGGCGCGGATCGAGGCGGACGGATTGGCAGAGGTGATCCCGACCGCGCGTGCCGCGCAGCTGACGATGCACCGTGAAGGCATCCGTCGGCTCGCCGGTGAGACGCTTGGCTTGCCAACATCTCCCTACGCATTCGCCGACTCGCTCGACGAGTTGCGGGCTGCGATCGACGGTGGCATCGGCTACCCGTGCGTGATCAAGCCGGTGATGTCGTCCTCGGGAAAAGGGCAGTCGACCGTGCGCTCACCGGACGAGCTGGCTGCTGCGTGGGACTATGCGGCGCGCGGCGGCCGCGTGAATCAGGGGCGGGTCATCGTCGAAGGCTTCATCGATTTCGACTATGAGATTACGCAACTGACGGTGCGCGCGGTGGGCGCGGGTGGCGAAGTCGAGACCTATTTCTGCGACCCGATCGGCCATGTGCAGGTATCGGGGGATTATGTCGAGAGCTGGCAACCGATGGCGATGTCGGCGACGGCCTTGGAGCGTTCCCGTGATATCGCAGGGAAGGTGACGGCAGCTTTGGGCGGGCGCGGGATCTTTGGTGTCGAACTCTTCGTGAAGGGTGACCAGGTCTGGTTCTCCGAGGTCAGCCCGAGGCCCCACGATACTGGTCTTGTGACGCTTGCCTCGCAGCGATTCTCGGAATTCGAACTACATGCGCGTGCAATTCTTGGCCTGCCAGTTGATGTGACGCTGCGGCGCCCCGGAGCCAGTGCGGTAATCTACGGCGGCGTCGATGCCAAGGGCATCGTGTTTGATGGCGTCGCGGAAGCGCTGCAAGTGCCTGAGAGCGATCTGCGCTTGTTTGGCAAGCCGGAATCCTTTGTCAGACGGCGCATGGGCGTTGCGCTTGCGACTGCCGATGACACGGACACGGCCCGGGCGCGAGCAAAGGAAGCCGCAGGGCGGGTCAAGCCCCGCGCGGCATAA
- the tyrS gene encoding tyrosine--tRNA ligase encodes MTAITEQLELIKRGSDELLIEAELVEKLKTGRPLRIKAGFDPTAPDLHLGHTVLLNKMRHFQDLGHHVMFLIGDFTALIGDPTGKNTTRPPLSAEQVVANAETYKEQVFKILDPAKTEICFNASWFNELGAAGMLKLAATHTVARMLERDDFAKRFGNNQPIAIHEFLYPLCQGYDSVAMKADVELGGTDQKFNLLMGRELQKHHGQSPQVVLMMPLLEGLDGVNKMSKSLGNYVGINEPPRDMFGKLMSISDTLMWRYYDLLSFRSNAEIGALKAEVAAGRNPRDVKVELAQEIITRFHGRAAAEDALADFEARFQRNTIPDDVPEVTVEVGAGMAIAQLLKQAGLTASTSEAMRMIEQGGVRADGEKLSDKGLVVNAGSVMVLQVGKRKFARVTAV; translated from the coding sequence ATGACAGCGATCACTGAGCAACTCGAACTCATCAAGCGCGGCTCCGACGAACTCCTGATCGAGGCCGAACTGGTCGAGAAACTCAAGACTGGTCGTCCTCTCCGCATCAAGGCGGGCTTCGATCCGACTGCGCCTGATCTGCATCTTGGTCACACAGTGTTACTAAATAAGATGCGGCACTTTCAGGATCTGGGCCATCACGTCATGTTCCTGATCGGGGATTTCACCGCGTTGATCGGTGACCCGACTGGCAAGAACACTACCCGGCCGCCGCTGTCGGCTGAGCAGGTCGTTGCAAACGCCGAGACCTATAAAGAGCAGGTCTTCAAGATCCTCGATCCGGCAAAGACCGAAATCTGCTTCAACGCCTCCTGGTTCAACGAGCTGGGTGCCGCCGGAATGCTCAAGCTCGCTGCAACGCACACCGTGGCGCGGATGCTCGAGCGCGACGACTTCGCCAAGCGTTTTGGCAACAACCAACCGATTGCGATCCACGAATTCCTCTACCCGCTATGCCAGGGCTACGACTCGGTCGCGATGAAGGCCGATGTTGAACTGGGCGGTACGGATCAAAAGTTCAACCTGCTGATGGGGCGCGAGTTGCAGAAGCACCACGGCCAGTCGCCGCAGGTTGTGCTGATGATGCCGCTCCTCGAAGGCTTGGACGGTGTTAACAAGATGTCCAAGTCGTTGGGCAACTATGTCGGCATCAACGAGCCGCCGCGCGACATGTTCGGCAAGCTGATGTCGATCTCCGACACACTGATGTGGCGGTACTACGACCTGCTGTCGTTCCGCTCGAACGCTGAGATTGGTGCACTCAAGGCCGAAGTGGCTGCTGGGCGCAATCCGCGTGATGTGAAAGTCGAACTGGCGCAAGAAATCATTACGCGCTTCCACGGCCGCGCCGCCGCGGAGGATGCGTTGGCCGATTTCGAAGCGCGTTTTCAGCGCAATACAATTCCGGACGATGTTCCGGAGGTCACCGTCGAGGTCGGCGCGGGCATGGCGATCGCCCAGCTTCTTAAACAGGCGGGTCTGACTGCGAGTACTTCAGAAGCCATGCGCATGATCGAGCAGGGCGGCGTGCGAGCCGACGGAGAAAAGTTGTCCGACAAGGGGTTGGTGGTTAACGCCGGCAGCGTGATGGTTCTTCAGGTCGGCAAACGCAAATTCGCACGCGTGACGGCTGTCTGA
- a CDS encoding DUF4124 domain-containing protein, whose protein sequence is MRIATLLLCLFSLPAHAGLYKWTDEQGKVHYSDVPPPRQSAQSVDVVKPGGITPTPVQATREPSATAPARSRRNSLADEYGPTSAACRNLSSSASLSEAREKGCRIEQSGCTAMRQYQEETERAITRRPRDEPAFVRDVGDSMLEQLKEHMRAKGC, encoded by the coding sequence ATGCGAATCGCCACCCTGCTCCTCTGTCTGTTCTCGCTGCCGGCTCACGCAGGTCTATACAAATGGACCGACGAGCAGGGCAAGGTCCACTACAGCGACGTTCCACCACCCAGGCAAAGCGCGCAGTCCGTCGATGTCGTAAAGCCCGGCGGTATCACACCAACGCCCGTCCAGGCCACGCGCGAGCCCTCTGCCACTGCACCTGCACGAAGCCGCCGCAATAGCCTTGCCGACGAATACGGGCCCACCAGCGCGGCCTGTCGCAACCTGTCGTCATCGGCGTCGCTGAGCGAGGCCAGGGAGAAAGGCTGCCGGATCGAGCAGTCAGGCTGCACGGCAATGCGCCAGTATCAAGAGGAAACCGAGCGCGCCATCACGCGCCGGCCACGCGATGAGCCGGCCTTCGTACGCGACGTCGGCGACTCGATGCTCGAACAACTCAAGGAGCACATGCGCGCCAAAGGCTGTTGA
- a CDS encoding anhydro-N-acetylmuramic acid kinase translates to MSKQTTLFAGLMSGTSLDGVDAVIADFATPHPRVVSNAFVPYPSDLRDALLALNAAGHDELRRASELSVRLAALYADATQAALQAAGLAAEDVAAVGCHGQTVRHQPALGYSLQLNQPALLAERCGITVVADFRNRDIAAGGQGAPLVPAFHDRILRDAREHRVVLNVGGISNVTDLAPGRSTRGFDTGPGNMLLDGWAARHLGTAYDAGGAWAAQGAVQPDLLQALLAHPFLAQPAPKSCGREEFNLDWLDTLVLSHHMAVDVQATLLELTARSILDATWRECGRPDALLVCGGGVHNLSLMRRLTSLAPGVRVASTAELGVSPDYLEALAFAWLAQCCLAGSAGNLPEVTGARGPRVLGAIYPA, encoded by the coding sequence GTGAGCAAACAAACGACGCTGTTTGCCGGGCTGATGTCCGGCACCAGCCTTGATGGCGTGGATGCCGTGATCGCGGATTTCGCGACGCCGCATCCACGCGTCGTTTCCAACGCCTTCGTCCCCTACCCCTCAGACCTGCGCGACGCGCTGCTGGCGCTGAATGCCGCGGGGCACGACGAACTACGCCGTGCGTCAGAACTGTCAGTGCGCCTCGCAGCGCTCTACGCCGATGCCACCCAGGCCGCACTGCAAGCCGCAGGTTTAGCGGCGGAAGATGTTGCGGCGGTCGGCTGCCATGGCCAGACGGTTCGTCACCAGCCCGCGCTCGGCTACAGCCTGCAACTGAATCAACCCGCCTTGCTCGCAGAGCGTTGCGGCATCACGGTCGTTGCGGACTTCCGCAACCGCGATATCGCGGCGGGCGGACAGGGCGCACCGCTGGTGCCGGCTTTCCACGACCGCATCCTGCGCGATGCGCGCGAGCACCGCGTGGTGCTCAACGTGGGTGGCATCTCGAACGTAACCGACCTCGCACCGGGCCGCAGTACGCGTGGGTTCGATACCGGGCCGGGCAACATGCTGCTCGACGGTTGGGCCGCGCGGCATCTGGGCACGGCGTATGACGCAGGCGGAGCATGGGCCGCCCAGGGCGCGGTGCAGCCGGATCTGCTTCAGGCTCTGCTGGCCCACCCTTTCCTGGCCCAACCCGCACCAAAGAGCTGTGGGCGCGAGGAATTCAACCTCGACTGGCTCGATACGCTGGTACTAAGTCACCACATGGCGGTCGACGTACAGGCCACCTTGCTGGAACTGACCGCGCGCAGCATTCTGGATGCCACCTGGCGCGAATGCGGCCGCCCTGATGCGCTGCTGGTGTGCGGCGGTGGCGTGCATAACCTGAGCTTGATGAGGCGACTGACTTCGCTCGCTCCGGGCGTACGCGTCGCCTCGACAGCGGAACTGGGCGTATCGCCCGACTACCTTGAGGCGCTCGCGTTCGCATGGCTGGCGCAGTGCTGCCTTGCCGGCAGCGCGGGCAACCTGCCTGAGGTTACGGGGGCGCGCGGGCCGCGCGTGCTCGGCGCCATCTACCCTGCCTGA
- a CDS encoding MFS transporter, whose protein sequence is MRPSRLPKPLFPLIAIMLFGHVAVSGGRVASSVFVLQSGAGESAVGLLIGLYSVVSVLLGLQFGRWSDRFGPRRVVRGGLLSILVGILLPVCWPALPSMLAGAVFCGTGVTVASVAIQHAVGGLPIETTQQRVALFGWLTLGHSTSSVLGPFIAGAMIDAAGFRAAFAVLCMGTLLALLLTRRVADTHGDEAMPPQSQHAQGWRGLLADPWLRTIYLLTSANAVAWDAFTFLGPVLGHRAALSATAIGTMMSCFALGTFAVRAVIPWVAHRLGEWRMLAAALALIACVWALLPFARAGAPLFLLAFLLGSGVGCGQPNVLSLLHRFAPAGRVGEAIGLRSLFGNLSGVGVPWLFGATAAIAGLWPVCWLIAGAAAVASMRARRGAQLG, encoded by the coding sequence GTGCGCCCATCCCGCCTGCCCAAGCCGCTCTTCCCGTTGATCGCGATCATGCTGTTCGGCCATGTCGCGGTATCCGGTGGACGGGTCGCATCGTCCGTGTTCGTGCTGCAATCGGGCGCAGGCGAATCTGCGGTTGGTTTGCTGATTGGTCTCTACAGCGTTGTGTCGGTGCTGCTTGGTTTGCAGTTCGGTCGCTGGAGTGACCGCTTCGGTCCGCGCCGCGTGGTACGTGGCGGCTTGTTGTCGATCCTGGTGGGCATCTTGCTGCCGGTGTGCTGGCCAGCGCTGCCATCGATGCTGGCGGGCGCGGTGTTCTGCGGCACCGGGGTGACGGTGGCCTCCGTGGCGATACAGCATGCGGTCGGCGGCTTGCCGATAGAAACCACACAGCAGCGCGTTGCGCTGTTCGGCTGGCTCACGCTGGGGCATTCCACTTCGTCAGTGCTCGGCCCGTTCATTGCCGGGGCGATGATCGATGCCGCCGGATTTCGCGCGGCGTTTGCCGTGTTGTGCATGGGCACGTTGCTGGCGCTGTTGCTCACACGCAGGGTCGCCGATACACACGGCGATGAAGCCATGCCGCCGCAAAGCCAGCATGCCCAGGGGTGGCGTGGTCTGCTCGCTGACCCATGGCTGCGAACCATCTATCTGCTGACCTCGGCCAACGCTGTGGCGTGGGATGCCTTCACCTTCCTCGGGCCGGTGCTGGGGCACCGCGCCGCGCTGAGCGCGACGGCGATCGGCACGATGATGTCCTGCTTCGCGCTGGGCACGTTCGCTGTGCGCGCCGTGATCCCGTGGGTGGCGCACCGCCTGGGCGAATGGCGGATGTTGGCGGCCGCTCTCGCGCTAATCGCCTGCGTGTGGGCACTGCTTCCGTTTGCGCGCGCGGGTGCGCCATTGTTTCTGCTGGCTTTCCTGCTCGGCTCCGGCGTTGGTTGTGGTCAGCCTAACGTGCTGTCATTGCTGCATCGGTTCGCGCCGGCGGGGCGGGTTGGGGAGGCGATTGGCCTGCGCTCGCTGTTCGGCAATCTGTCGGGTGTTGGCGTGCCGTGGCTGTTTGGCGCGACCGCGGCGATAGCGGGCTTATGGCCGGTCTGCTGGCTGATCGCAGGCGCTGCGGCAGTTGCGTCGATGCGAGCGCGTCGCGGGGCCCAGCTGGGCTGA
- a CDS encoding M23 family metallopeptidase has protein sequence MVAAVAVIPGPDATTINQKAVIENLLVSPEAEILPDDAAFFREDRIQRGDTLASLLQRLNIDDPEVADLLRTHTLAQNAMRRLTPGATVHASMTAGGRVLTLALPGSSNDRQLLVERRDGSIVVRDVAVEFDTRIQAKSAEIRNSLFGATDEAGLPDSVAVGLAEIFGSEIDFHRDLRRGDHFRVIYEVLYHRGMPVKTGRILGAEFVNDGHRYTAVWNENGGRGDYYTAEGKSLKRGFLRSPLEFSRVTSGMGMRMHPIYGTMRAHKGVDYGAPIGTRVRSTADGTVEFAGRQGGYGNFIVLRHAGGITTAYGHLSRIDVRQGQRIHQGDTIGAVGNTGSSTGPHLHYEFRVAGEHKDPLKVILPDAPPLSGSELARFRQHSATIIAQLNDAAPTSRVARAE, from the coding sequence ATGGTGGCTGCGGTTGCGGTCATTCCTGGCCCTGACGCCACGACGATCAACCAGAAGGCGGTCATCGAGAACCTGCTCGTTTCGCCCGAAGCCGAGATTCTTCCTGACGATGCGGCCTTTTTCCGCGAAGACCGCATCCAGCGCGGCGATACCCTCGCCTCGCTGCTGCAGCGTCTCAATATTGACGATCCGGAAGTCGCCGATCTGCTGCGGACCCACACGCTCGCGCAGAACGCAATGCGTCGCCTGACGCCGGGCGCCACGGTGCATGCGTCGATGACGGCCGGTGGCCGCGTGCTGACGCTCGCACTGCCCGGCAGTTCAAACGATCGGCAATTGCTGGTTGAGCGGCGTGACGGATCGATCGTGGTTCGCGACGTCGCGGTTGAGTTCGACACTCGCATCCAGGCCAAGTCCGCCGAGATCCGCAACTCGCTGTTCGGCGCGACCGACGAAGCGGGTCTGCCGGACTCCGTCGCAGTCGGGTTGGCCGAGATTTTCGGTTCGGAGATCGACTTCCATCGCGATTTGCGCCGCGGCGACCATTTCCGCGTGATCTACGAAGTGCTCTACCACCGTGGCATGCCGGTCAAGACCGGCCGGATTCTCGGGGCGGAGTTCGTCAACGACGGCCACCGCTACACCGCTGTGTGGAACGAGAACGGCGGTCGCGGCGACTACTACACCGCCGAGGGCAAGAGCCTCAAGCGCGGCTTCCTGCGCTCGCCGCTGGAGTTTTCCCGTGTCACTTCCGGCATGGGCATGCGGATGCACCCGATCTACGGCACGATGCGCGCACACAAGGGCGTCGACTACGGCGCACCGATCGGTACCCGCGTGCGCTCGACGGCCGACGGCACCGTGGAATTCGCCGGCCGCCAGGGCGGCTACGGCAATTTCATCGTGCTGCGGCACGCTGGCGGCATCACCACCGCCTACGGCCACTTGTCGCGCATCGATGTGCGCCAGGGCCAGCGTATCCACCAGGGCGACACGATCGGCGCCGTGGGCAATACGGGTTCCTCTACCGGCCCACATCTGCACTACGAATTCCGTGTCGCCGGCGAGCACAAGGATCCGCTCAAGGTCATCCTGCCCGATGCGCCGCCGCTGTCGGGCAGCGAACTGGCGCGTTTCCGCCAGCACAGCGCGACGATCATTGCGCAGCTGAACGACGCGGCGCCGACCTCTCGCGTCGCACGCGCGGAGTGA
- the malE gene encoding maltose/maltodextrin ABC transporter substrate-binding protein MalE, with product MKCSRLVVKVLAGVVFAGALAAQPAFAWENGKLLIWVNNDKGWKGLQKVGDEFTKKTGIKVKVETPDNPTEAFAAAMAKGNGPDIWIWPHDRIGDWVKNGWLTPVEPSPALKTGTVQIAWDGFTTQGKQWGYPIAVEAISLIYNKALIDKPPRTYEEFAEIEASLKGKGIRAVGWETQSPYFTWPMLAANGGYPFQRDLLGNYLGKDTGINHAGAVKGAEVLVKLIKAGAVQPALSYADAEEAMKTGKQAMWINGPWAWEGLHKAGIKFGIAPLPTVAGQPARPFVGVLGAMLPKGSPNRAAAVNLIENFLLTPEGIKLVNDDKPIGVPASKAVFWDFFQDTQIRQAMEGVFAGRPMPNNPEMQYFWKNLSSALKDITTSSKKPKDALDTAAKAIVAGQ from the coding sequence ATGAAATGTTCGCGCCTTGTCGTAAAGGTGCTGGCGGGAGTCGTATTCGCCGGCGCATTGGCTGCCCAACCCGCGTTTGCGTGGGAGAACGGGAAATTGCTCATCTGGGTGAACAACGACAAGGGCTGGAAGGGGCTTCAGAAGGTGGGCGACGAGTTCACCAAGAAGACCGGAATCAAGGTCAAGGTCGAGACGCCTGACAATCCGACCGAGGCCTTTGCCGCCGCGATGGCGAAGGGCAATGGACCGGACATCTGGATCTGGCCGCACGACCGCATCGGTGACTGGGTCAAGAATGGCTGGCTGACGCCGGTCGAACCCAGCCCGGCATTGAAGACTGGTACGGTGCAGATCGCGTGGGACGGCTTTACGACCCAGGGCAAGCAGTGGGGCTATCCGATTGCCGTCGAGGCGATCTCGCTGATTTACAACAAGGCGCTGATCGACAAGCCGCCGCGCACCTACGAAGAGTTCGCCGAGATCGAAGCCAGCCTCAAGGGCAAGGGGATTCGCGCCGTGGGCTGGGAGACGCAAAGCCCTTACTTCACATGGCCGATGCTCGCGGCTAACGGTGGCTATCCGTTTCAGCGCGATTTGCTGGGTAACTACCTTGGCAAGGACACGGGCATCAATCATGCCGGTGCGGTGAAAGGGGCCGAAGTGCTGGTCAAGCTGATCAAGGCTGGCGCTGTGCAGCCGGCCTTGTCCTACGCGGATGCCGAAGAGGCGATGAAGACCGGCAAGCAGGCGATGTGGATCAACGGCCCCTGGGCTTGGGAAGGCCTGCACAAAGCGGGGATCAAGTTCGGTATTGCTCCGCTGCCAACCGTCGCAGGCCAGCCTGCACGCCCGTTCGTGGGCGTGCTCGGCGCCATGCTGCCGAAGGGCTCACCGAACCGTGCTGCGGCGGTCAACCTGATCGAGAATTTCCTGCTGACGCCGGAAGGTATCAAACTTGTGAATGACGACAAGCCGATTGGTGTCCCCGCGAGCAAGGCGGTGTTCTGGGACTTCTTCCAGGACACCCAGATCAGGCAAGCGATGGAAGGCGTGTTTGCGGGGCGGCCGATGCCGAACAACCCGGAAATGCAATACTTCTGGAAGAACCTGTCCAGCGCCCTCAAGGACATCACCACCAGCAGCAAGAAGCCGAAGGACGCGCTTGACACCGCCGCAAAGGCGATCGTTGCGGGTCAGTAA